One window from the genome of Serinibacter salmoneus encodes:
- a CDS encoding ABC transporter permease, whose protein sequence is MSISQSIPQPPVEDTDAATEAATQLAPRPGPSRRTFWSQLGSAFAMFRNPKSLTGLAILGVFVLIAVFGNIIAPYGPLEKDYTALRQGPSSAHWLGTTHMGEDVFSQIVYGTRGVLVVGFTAGIIATFVAVVIGVVAGYTRGWRSESLSAVTNVFLVIPGLPLIIIVASQYQNPPLIVIAAVLAFTGWAWGARVLRAQTMSLRNRDFIQAARANGEPLRRIIFVEMLPNLMAIIASSFVGTVTAAVLGLTTLAFIGVIPISNLNWGTILFWAQQNGAFPTYWWWWLPAGLCIAILGVALSLINFGIDEYVNPRLRSAGEQSRALRKRGIDANSSVTTVRIAAPPDQPTTTRTEGDS, encoded by the coding sequence ATGTCCATTTCCCAGTCGATACCCCAGCCCCCTGTCGAGGACACCGACGCGGCCACCGAGGCCGCCACCCAGCTCGCGCCGCGCCCCGGCCCGTCGCGGCGGACCTTCTGGTCGCAACTCGGCTCGGCCTTCGCGATGTTCCGCAACCCCAAGTCGCTCACCGGCCTGGCGATCCTCGGCGTCTTCGTGCTCATCGCCGTCTTCGGGAACATCATCGCTCCCTACGGTCCGCTCGAGAAGGACTACACGGCGCTGCGGCAGGGGCCCTCCTCGGCCCACTGGCTCGGCACCACGCACATGGGCGAGGACGTCTTCAGCCAGATCGTGTACGGCACCCGGGGGGTGCTCGTGGTCGGCTTCACCGCCGGCATCATCGCGACCTTCGTGGCCGTGGTCATCGGTGTGGTCGCCGGCTACACCCGCGGCTGGCGCAGCGAGTCGCTCTCGGCCGTGACGAACGTGTTCCTCGTGATCCCGGGTCTGCCGCTCATCATCATCGTCGCCTCCCAGTACCAGAACCCCCCGTTGATCGTCATCGCCGCGGTCCTCGCCTTCACGGGCTGGGCGTGGGGCGCCCGTGTGCTGCGAGCCCAGACGATGTCGCTGCGCAACCGTGACTTCATCCAGGCGGCGCGCGCCAACGGCGAACCGCTGCGGCGCATCATCTTCGTGGAGATGCTGCCGAACCTCATGGCGATCATCGCCTCGAGCTTCGTGGGCACGGTGACGGCCGCGGTGCTGGGCCTGACCACGCTGGCGTTCATCGGCGTCATCCCGATCTCGAACCTGAACTGGGGCACCATCCTGTTCTGGGCGCAGCAGAACGGCGCCTTTCCCACCTACTGGTGGTGGTGGCTCCCCGCGGGTCTGTGCATCGCGATCCTCGGGGTCGCGCTCTCGCTGATCAACTTCGGCATCGACGAGTACGTGAACCCCCGACTTCGCTCGGCCGGTGAGCAATCCCGCGCCCTGCGCAAGCGCGGGATCGACGCGAACAGCAGCGTCACCACCGTGCGCATCGCCGCACCCCCTGACCAGCCCACGACCACACGAACGGAGGGCGACTCATGA
- a CDS encoding ABC transporter permease codes for MRIPVRFIAGRALFYAFTAWAAITINFFLPRMLKGDPVSAYMQKQAGQITPEAENALRILFGLDEDKSLWQQYVEYWRLLLSGDLGLSFSHGLAPVGEVISSALPWTVGLVGIATIISFVLGTSLGAVIGWRRGSKLDALIPVTTFFGTVPYFWLGLIAIALFSSTLHWFPASHAYDKGSVPEFSLDFIGQVIHHGALPAITIVVASLGGWILGMRNMMLTVLDEDYITVAQAKGMPNKRVLRHYAARNAVLPQIQSFALSLGFIVGGTIVMEMVFSYPGVGKLLLDATTAKDYPLMQGLFLIITMAVLVANILADVAYAVLDPRTRQAEA; via the coding sequence ATGAGAATCCCCGTTCGCTTCATCGCTGGTCGCGCCCTCTTCTACGCCTTCACGGCGTGGGCGGCCATCACCATCAACTTCTTCCTGCCGCGGATGTTGAAGGGCGACCCCGTCTCCGCCTACATGCAGAAGCAGGCGGGACAGATCACCCCGGAGGCGGAGAACGCCCTGCGGATCCTCTTCGGCCTCGACGAGGACAAGTCCCTGTGGCAGCAGTACGTGGAGTACTGGCGCCTGCTGCTCAGCGGCGATCTCGGCCTGTCCTTCTCCCACGGCCTGGCACCCGTGGGCGAGGTGATCTCCTCGGCGCTGCCCTGGACGGTGGGCCTGGTCGGCATCGCCACCATCATCTCCTTCGTCCTGGGCACCTCCCTGGGCGCCGTCATCGGATGGCGCCGCGGCAGCAAGCTCGACGCGCTGATCCCCGTCACCACCTTCTTCGGGACCGTGCCCTACTTCTGGCTCGGTCTGATCGCGATCGCGCTGTTCTCCTCCACGCTGCACTGGTTCCCCGCCTCGCACGCCTACGACAAGGGCAGCGTGCCGGAGTTCAGCCTCGACTTCATCGGGCAGGTCATCCACCACGGCGCGCTGCCGGCCATCACGATCGTCGTCGCCTCCCTCGGCGGCTGGATCCTCGGCATGCGCAACATGATGCTGACCGTCCTGGACGAGGACTACATCACCGTGGCGCAGGCCAAGGGCATGCCGAACAAGCGGGTGCTGCGGCACTACGCCGCGCGCAACGCGGTGCTGCCCCAGATCCAGAGCTTCGCGCTCTCGCTCGGCTTCATCGTGGGCGGGACGATCGTGATGGAGATGGTCTTCTCCTACCCCGGCGTCGGCAAGCTCCTGCTGGACGCCACCACGGCCAAGGACTACCCGCTCATGCAGGGTCTGTTCCTCATCATCACCATGGCCGTCCTCGTTGCCAACATCCTGGCCGACGTCGCCTACGCCGTCCTGGATCCCCGTACCCGGCAGGCGGAGGCCTGA